The Daucus carota subsp. sativus chromosome 9, DH1 v3.0, whole genome shotgun sequence genome window below encodes:
- the LOC108200347 gene encoding F-box protein CPR1-like: MSSTVAPSNNSMDHTFSFDHLPQQPTIEILLKLPVKDLIRSTSVNKTWYSLVNTPSFISAQISRSISLSHENAVLIIPPIISRQNHCSLISTDTSSVIEKFDIPFSTKTRSLRLVSEIHGMLLLTDLNAEHSSRDLYLWNPCVRRHRVLVSTCFKKRLADRDGSYYFVGMGFDKAGDDYKVVRIVYVKDREGRLFGEVAPKVEIFSLRKNTWRKMKEPRVPRLVYEHGIYFGGCYYWLELKQPGTEEAYTCCGNKLKIVWFDFETEVFGEFNVPHDVPRDLGKFSPHKLMQFEDSLALCVVDIGVLDKGGIRFPHRIWLMRQENGVVTWTLRFRALLKESGYPLGITKNGTLVIESIRSRDLDVTSIVSCNLKSMIYKDHGFGKARGPDTSEDVLEPSTVVTSFPESLVMYEGGKLLLKCAK; encoded by the coding sequence ATGTCGAGTACTGTAGCCCCGTCTAACAACTCCATGGATCACACCTTCTCCTTCGACCATCTCCCTCAACAACCAACCATAGAGATCCTGCTAAAACTCCCGGTCAAAGACCTCATCAGGTCAACATCAGTCAACAAAACATGGTACTCTCTGGTCAACACCCCTTCTTTCATTTCCGCTCAAATCTCTCGTTCCATTTCACTCTCCCATGAAAATGCCGTGCTCATCATCCCTCCCATAATTTCCCGCCAAAACCACTGCTCCTTGATCTCCACCGACACTTCTTCGGTGATCGAAAAATTCGACATTCCGTTTTCGACAAAGACTCGTAGTTTGAGATTAGTTAGTGAGATTCACGGAATGCTCTTGTTGACTGATTTAAACGCGGAGCATTCTTCGAGAGATTTGTATCTGTGGAATCCCTGTGTGAGGAGGCACAGAGTGCTGGTTTCCACTTGTTTTAAGAAGCGTTTGGCTGACCGGGATGGGAGTTATTATTTTGTCGGGATGGGGTTTGATAAGGCTGGTGATGATTATAAAGTTGTTAGGATTGTTTATGTTAAGGATCGCGAGGGGAGGCTGTTTGGGGAGGTAGCTCCGAAGGTTGAGATTTTTAGTTTGAGGAAGAATACGTGGAGGAAAATGAAAGAGCCCAGGGTTCCGAGACTTGTTTATGAACACGGGATTTATTTTGGTGGTTGTTATTACTGGTTGGAGCTGAAGCAACCGGGGACAGAGGAAGCCTATACTTGTTGTGGTAATAAACTTAAAATAGTGTGGTTTGATTTTGAAACTGAGGTGTTTGGGGAATTCAATGTGCCACATGATGTTCCCCGTGATTTGGGGAAATTCTCCCCTCATAAGCTTATGCAGTTTGAGGATTCACTTGCTCTTTGCGTTGTGGACATTGGAGTCCTTGATAAAGGGGGTATCAGGTTTCCTCATCGTATATGGTTGATGAGACAAGAGAATGGTGTGGTCACTTGGACTCTGCGTTTTAGAGCACTACTTAAGGAGTCTGGGTATCCTTTAGGTATTACGAAGAATGGAACACTGGTGATAGAGTCAATTCGTTCGAGGGACCTTGATGTAACAAGCATAGTCTCGTGTAATTTAAAGAGCATGATTTATAAAGATCATGGGTTTGGTAAGGCTAGGGGTCCAGACACTTCAGAGGATGTTCTTGAACCTTCTACTGTTGTCACTTCGTTCCCGGAGAGTTTAGTCATGTATGAAGGAGGAAAATTGTTGTTGAAATGTGCAAAGTGA
- the LOC108203135 gene encoding probable carotenoid cleavage dioxygenase 4, chloroplastic, translating to MDAFSSSFLSSTYILGPKPPSPPPPPHLPHRISAVRIEERPPTTTPTPQQTRTTTPRKSPPPPRRSPPPPPQTFPATLFNALDNIVNTYIDPPSKPFVDPKFTLSDNFAPVDELPPTECEVIHGVLPPCLDGAYIRNGPNPQFLPRGPYHLFDGDGMLHALKISNGRATLCSRFVKTYKYTVEQANGSQVIPYVFSGFNGLTAAAARGAVSAARMLTGQFNPANGIGTANTSLAFFGNKLFALGESDLPYEIKISNNGEISTLGRYDFSGKLNMSMTAHPKIDPRTGEAFAFRYGPMPPYVTLFRFDSDGNKSQDVPIFSMQTPSFLHDFAITNKYAIFTEIQLGMNNPLDMIFKGGPPVGADPAKVPRIGIIPRYAKDESEMKWFEVPGFNIMHAINAWDEDCGDTVVMVAPNLMSVEHTMERLDLIHAVVEKVKIDLKTGIVSRVPLSTRNLDFAVVNPSYVGQNSRYVYAAVGDPMPKISGVVKLDVTVSDNDRRDSIVGSRMFGPKCFGGEPFFVAREPENPDADEDDGYLVTYVHDEKSGESRFLVMDAKSPDLDIVAAVKLPRRVPYGFHGLFVRQSELNKL from the exons ATGGATGCTTTCTCATCCTCTTTTCTCTCCTCTACTTACATTCTTGGCCCAAAACCACCctcacctccaccaccacctcaTCTACCCCACCGCATCTCCGCCGTGAGAATCGAAGAAAGACCACCAACCACTACTCCTACCCCTCAACAAACTAGAACCACCACTCCAAGaaaatcaccaccaccaccgcgACGATCACCCCCGCCGCCGCCGCAGACTTTTCCGGCGACCCTTTTCAATGCACTAGACAACATTGTAAACACCTACATAGACCCTCCTAGCAAACCTTTCGTGGACCCCAAGTTTACTCTCTCCGATAATTTCGCACCCGTCGATGAGCTCCCACCGACGGAATGCGAGGTCATCCACGGCGTACTACCGCCCTGCCTCGACGGCGCGTACATCCGCAACGGCCCCAACCCACAGTTCCTGCCACGTGGACCGTACCACCTTTTCGACGGCGACGGTATGCTCCACGCTCTAAAAATCTCAAACGGCCGCGCAACTCTGTGCAGCCGTTTTGTGAAAACCTACAAGTACACCGTGGAACAAGCGAACGGGTCACAAGTGATCCCGTACGTGTTCTCCGGTTTTAACGGACTTACCGCCGCGGCGGCCCGTGGGGCCGTCTCGGCAGCGAGAATGCTCACAGGACAATTTAATCCTGCGAACGGAATCGGAACCGCAAACACAAGTCTAGCATTTTTTGGCAACAAACTTTTCGCGCTCGGTGAATCCGATCTTCCGTACGAAATCAAAATCTCAAATAATGGCGAAATTTCGACATTAGGCCGATACGATTTTTCCGGAAAATTGAACATGAGCATGACCGCGCACCCGAAAATTGATCCGAGGACCGGGGAGGCTTTCGCGTTCCGGTACGGGCCAATGCCGCCCTACGTGACGCTGTTTCGGTTTGATTCCGATGGGAATAAATCGCAAGACGTGCCGATTTTTTCCATGCAGACTCCGTCGTTTCTGCATGATTTCGCGATCACGAATAAATACGCGATTTTCACGGAAATTCAACTAGGCATGAATAATCCTCTCGATATGATTTTTAAGGGAGGGCCTCCCGTGGGTGCTGATCCGGCTAAGGTCCCGAGGATCGGGATAATTCCGAGGTACGCGAAAGATGAGTCGGAAATGAAGTGGTTCGAAGTGCCGGGATTCAATATAATGCATGCGATCAATGCATGGGATGAGGATTGTGGAGACACGGTGGTGATGGTGGCGCCGAATTTGATGTCGGTGGAACATACGATGGAGAGGCTGGATTTGATTCATGCGGTGGTGGAGAAGGTGAAAATTGATCTCAAGACGGGGATTGTTTCTAGGGTTCCACTTTCAACTCGGAATTTGGACTTTGCCGTTGTTAATCCATCTTACGTCGGCCAAAACAGCAG ATACGTTTATGCTGCAGTGGGGGATCCAATGCCGAAGATCAGCGGAGTGGTAAAACTAGACGTGACAGTCTCCGACAACGACCGCCGAGACAGCATAGTCGGAAGTCGGATGTTCGGGCCGAAGTGTTTCGGAGGCGAACCATTCTTCGTCGCAAGGGAGCCCGAAAACCCGGATGCAGACGAGGATGATGGGTACTTAGTAACGTATGTGCACGATGAGAAGAGCGGAGAATCGAGATTTTTGGTCATGGATGCAAAGTCACCGGATCTTGATATTGTGGCCGCCGTGAAGTTGCCCCGGCGAGTACCGTACGGGTTTCACGGGCTTTTTGTGAGACAAAGCGAACTCAACAAGCTATGA
- the LOC108200228 gene encoding WAT1-related protein At4g19185 isoform X2 yields MLQPYNHRFLSLHSYWLLSWETVNLLRTEGQLKVGGTLVCVFGAILMVMFRGPAVFGYKDAEFAAQSEISARGQPEPAGWFVYSLSNFGLDTWHLGVLCLIGNSMCMASYLATQAPLLAKYPASISVTAYAYSFGVLFMVVTAFFMTNRSTDWNLTQSEILAVCYAGIVASALNYGLLTWCNKVVGPSLVALYFPLQPAASAFLSRIFLGSPIYLGSILGGFSIIAGLYLVTWVSYREKQAASGIIPHVSRSSDPHIPMVSSIGKIPYQLGHIFSGPPNSVPKIMD; encoded by the exons ATGCTGCAGCCATACAACCATCGATTCCTGTCTTTACATTCATATTGGCTGCTATCATGGG AAACCGTTAATTTACTCAGAACTGAAGGTCAACTAAAGGTTGGAGGTACACTTGTTTGTGTTTTTGGCGCAATATTAATGGTTATGTTTCGCGGACCAGCGGTTTTTGGTTACAAAGATGCAGAGTTTGCAGCACAAAGTGAAATAAGTGCTAGGGGCCAACCAGAGCCTGCCGGATGGTTTGTCTATAGCCTTTCCAACTTTGGGCTGGATACCTGGCACCTTGGTGTCTTGTGCTTAATAGGGAATAGTATGTGCATGGCTTCGTATCTAGCCACTCAG GCCCCATTATTAGCCAAATATCCTGCAAGTATATCTGTGACAGCATATGCTTACTCTTTCGGCGTGTTGTTTATGGTAGTCACAGCGTTCTTTATGACCAATCGTTCAACAGACTGGAATTTGACGCAGTCAGAGATTCTTGCGGTTTGTTATGCT GGAATTGTTGCATCTGCGCTCAACTATGGACTTTTGACATGGTGCAATAAGGTTGTGGGACCTTCTTTAGTTGCACTATATTTTCCCCTCCAACCTGCTGCATCTGCATTTCTTTCCAGGATTTTCCTTGGAAGCCCTATATATTTGGGAAG CATTCTAGGTGGTTTCTCAATTATTGCTGGCCTATATCTGGTTACTTGGGTGTCCTATCGTGAAAAACAGGCAGCGTCGGGCATTATTCCTCATGTTTCTCGGTCATCAGATCCTCATATTCCCATGGTGTCTTCTATTGGAAAGATTCCTTACCAACTGGGCCACATATTCTCGGGGCCACCCAACTCAGTACCAAAGATCATGGATTAA
- the LOC108200659 gene encoding pathogen-associated molecular patterns-induced protein A70: MDTNITSWFTPTLLFFFLNLIIISIFIASYSRSHKHQLVQHDSVPNLNRSSSLLARVKSLNFSFRNFEHHYPETLLTDPQNEHHHVPGEVSHEDAHVPATTEEKLSASEPLETVSLKENKEQVMKESKEQVITAVKERRKKKNTGVKEVVKTVSFKGDEQVDAKAENFINRFKQQLKMQRLDSIKRYTDMLTRGPRSTN, encoded by the exons ATGGATACCAATATTACCAGCTGGTTCACCCCCActcttctcttcttcttcttaaaCCTCATAATTATCTCCATTTTCATCGCTTCATACTCTAGATCTCATAAACACCAACTCGTTCAGCATGACTCAGTACCCAACCTCAACCGATCCTCGTCTCTCTTGGCCCGAGTCAAGTCCCTCAACTTTTCATTCAGAAACTTCGAGCATCACTACCCAGAAACCCTACTCACTGACCCACAAAATGAACATCACCATGTTCCCGGAGAGGTTTCGCATGAGGATGCTCATGTTCCGGCCACGACGGAGGAGAAGTTGAGTGCAAGTGAGCCGCTTGAAACGGTGTCGTTGAAGGAGAACAAGGAGCAAGTGATGAAGGAGAGCAAGGAGCAAGTGATCACTGCTGTCAAGGAGAGGCGGAAGAAGAAGAATACAG GTGTGAAAGAAGTGGTGAAAACGGTGTCGTTTAAGGGAGATGAGCAAGTAGATGCCAAGGCAGAAAATTTCATCAACAGGTTCAAGCAGCAGCTGAAAATGCAGAGGCTTGATTCAATAAAGAGATACACAGATATGTTGACAAGAGGGCCAAGGTCTACCAACTGA
- the LOC108200228 gene encoding WAT1-related protein At4g19185 isoform X1 — translation MKMVMGGGGLANGEVWKAHTALALVQVLSGGYHVITKVALNVGVNQLVFCLLRDLIALSILAPVAFFKEKRIRPPMTKRFLLLFLFLGFSGIFSNQLLFLIGLGYTNPTYAAAIQPSIPVFTFILAAIMGTETVNLLRTEGQLKVGGTLVCVFGAILMVMFRGPAVFGYKDAEFAAQSEISARGQPEPAGWFVYSLSNFGLDTWHLGVLCLIGNSMCMASYLATQAPLLAKYPASISVTAYAYSFGVLFMVVTAFFMTNRSTDWNLTQSEILAVCYAGIVASALNYGLLTWCNKVVGPSLVALYFPLQPAASAFLSRIFLGSPIYLGSILGGFSIIAGLYLVTWVSYREKQAASGIIPHVSRSSDPHIPMVSSIGKIPYQLGHIFSGPPNSVPKIMD, via the exons ATGAAAATGGTGATGGGGGGAGGTGGGCTTGCCAATGGAGAAGTGTGGAAGGCTCATACAGCTTTGGCATTAGTACAAGTATTGAGTGGTGGATATCATGTGATTACTAAAGTGGCTCTTAATGTTGGTGTTAATCAGCTTGTGTTCTGTCTTCTTAGAGATCTCATTGCTCTTTCTATTCTTGCTCCTGTTGCCTTTTTCAAAGAAAA aagaatcagGCCACCTATGACTAAGCGCTTCCTCTTGTTATTCCTCTTTCTTGGTTTTTCTGG GATATTTTCAAACCAGCTTTTGTTTCTTATTGGTCTTGGCTATACAAATCCAACCTATGCTGCAGCCATACAACCATCGATTCCTGTCTTTACATTCATATTGGCTGCTATCATGGG TACAGAAACCGTTAATTTACTCAGAACTGAAGGTCAACTAAAGGTTGGAGGTACACTTGTTTGTGTTTTTGGCGCAATATTAATGGTTATGTTTCGCGGACCAGCGGTTTTTGGTTACAAAGATGCAGAGTTTGCAGCACAAAGTGAAATAAGTGCTAGGGGCCAACCAGAGCCTGCCGGATGGTTTGTCTATAGCCTTTCCAACTTTGGGCTGGATACCTGGCACCTTGGTGTCTTGTGCTTAATAGGGAATAGTATGTGCATGGCTTCGTATCTAGCCACTCAG GCCCCATTATTAGCCAAATATCCTGCAAGTATATCTGTGACAGCATATGCTTACTCTTTCGGCGTGTTGTTTATGGTAGTCACAGCGTTCTTTATGACCAATCGTTCAACAGACTGGAATTTGACGCAGTCAGAGATTCTTGCGGTTTGTTATGCT GGAATTGTTGCATCTGCGCTCAACTATGGACTTTTGACATGGTGCAATAAGGTTGTGGGACCTTCTTTAGTTGCACTATATTTTCCCCTCCAACCTGCTGCATCTGCATTTCTTTCCAGGATTTTCCTTGGAAGCCCTATATATTTGGGAAG CATTCTAGGTGGTTTCTCAATTATTGCTGGCCTATATCTGGTTACTTGGGTGTCCTATCGTGAAAAACAGGCAGCGTCGGGCATTATTCCTCATGTTTCTCGGTCATCAGATCCTCATATTCCCATGGTGTCTTCTATTGGAAAGATTCCTTACCAACTGGGCCACATATTCTCGGGGCCACCCAACTCAGTACCAAAGATCATGGATTAA
- the LOC108201911 gene encoding ABC transporter G family member 14 produces the protein MSLQCSGEKPENNASEGSLVLSEPHDAKNLDGPGQVNSQSYLQVAVYPITLKFEEVVYRVSYQQKDKTILNGVTGMVGPGEILAMLGPSGSGKTTLLTALGGRLAGKLSGKITYNSKLFSGSIKRQTGFVAQDDVLYPHLTVTETLLFTALLRLPKTQTHEDKIHHVECVISELGLTKCKNSMIGGPLFRGISGGEKKRVSIGQEMLINPSLLLLDEPTSGLDSTTAQRILNTLKRLACGGRTIVTTIHQPSSRLYYMFDKVLLLSEGCPIYYGPASAALDYFSSIGFSTNISTNPSDLLLDLANGIRPDLVQATEQGDTTEQERKSVREVLKASYDTNIFTRLRTEICSADVTDYSHTKDGSARGRGNSEQWCTSWWHQFKVLLLRGLRERRYDAFNRLRIFQVISVAVLGGLLWWNTPTSHIEDRITLIFFFSAFWGFYPLYSAVFTFPQERRMLIKERSSGMYRLSSYFLARTIGDLPLELALPTAFTLIVYWMGGLKPDPFTFILSLLIVLYSVLVAQSLGLAFGALLMDVKQATTLASVTTLVFLMAGGYYIQQIPPFIVWLKYLSYSYYCYKLLLGVQYNSDDIYECSKGVYCRVAEFPAVKSVGLDHLAIDVFAMALMLVGYRLVAYLALQRVR, from the exons ATGTCTCTCCAATGTTCTGGGGAAAAACCTGAAAACAACGCCAGTGAAGGTTCTCTGGTTCTATCAGAGCCTCATGACGCGAAAAATCTTGATGGCCCAGGACAAGTTAATTCACAGTCCTATCTACAAGTGGCCGTATACCCTATAACTTTGAAG TTTGAGGAAGTAGTGTACAGAGTCAGCTATCAACAGAAGGACAAGACAATACTAAATGGCGTAACAGGAATGGTTGGTCCCGGGGAAATACTAGCTATGTTAGGTCCATCAGGAAGCGGAAAAACTACTCTGCTTACAGCACTTGGAGGCCGCCTTGCAGGGAAACTATCAGGCAAGATCACATACAACAGCAAACTGTTTTCAGGATCAATCAAGCGTCAGACAGGGTTCGTAGCACAAGACGACGTATTGTACCCTCATCTCACAGTGACTGAAACTCTCCTCTTCACTGCCCTACTTAGACTTCCAAAAACCCAAACTCATGAAGATAAAATCCATCATGTTGAATGTGTTATTAGTGAGTTGGGGCTGACTAAATGCAAGAACAGCATGATAGGTGGTCCGCTATTTAGAGGCATATCAGGAGGGGAGAAGAAGAGAGTGAGCATAGGACAAGAGATGCTAATTAACCCGAGCTTATTGTTGTTAGATGAGCCTACCTCAGGTCTGGATTCAACCACAGCTCAGAGAATACTGAACACCCTTAAACGACTAGCTTGTGGAGGTCGAACTATTGTCACCACAATTCACCAGCCCTCAAGCCGACTTTACTATATGTTTGATAAGGTACTTTTGCTCTCAGAGGGATGCCCCATCTACTATGGCCCTGCATCTGCTGCATTGGATTACTTCTCCTCCATTGGTTTTTCTACAAATATCTCTACAAACCCGTCTGATCTTCTACTTGATCTTGCTAACG GAATTCGGCCTGATTTAGTACAAGCAACTGAGCAAGGTGATACAACAGAACAAGAACGGAAGTCTGTAAGAGAAGTACTAAAGGCAAGCTATGACACCAACATTTTCACGCGGTTGAGAACTGAAATATGCAGTGCTGATGTTACTGATTATAGCCACACAAAAGATGGTTCTGCAA GAGGCCGAGGAAATTCAGAACAATGGTGCACAAGCTGGTGGCATCAGTTTAAGGTGCTTCTTTTAAGGGGATTAAGAGAGCGGAGGTATGATGCGTTTAACAGGCTAAGGATCTTCCAAGTGATAAGTGTAGCCGTACTTGGAGGACTCTTATGGTGGAACACCCCTACGTCCCATATTGAAGATCGA ATCACCTTGATTTTTTTCTTCTCGGCCTTTTGGGGATTCTACCCTCTTTACAGTGCTGTTTTCACATTTCCTCAAGAAAGAAGGATGCTTATAAAGGAAAGATCATCAGGAATGTACCGCCTCTCATCATACTTCTTAGCCAGGACAATTGGAGACCTTCCGTTAGAGCTTGCACTCCCAACCGCTTTTACCTTAATAGTCTACTGGATGGGAGGCCTCAAACCTGATCCCTTCACATTCATACTCTCCCTTCTCATTGTTCTATACAGTGTCCTTGTCGCCCAAAGCCTCGGACTGGCCTTTGGTGCACTACTTATGGATGTTAAACAAGCCACTACTTTAGCCTCAGTCACTACCCTTGTTTTTCTCATGGCTGGTGGATATTATATTCAACAAATCCCTCCTTTTATAGTCTGGCTTAAGTACTTGAGCTACAGCTACTATTGTTACAAGCTTCTTCTCGGAGTTCAGTACAACAGTGATGATATCTACGAGTGCTCCAAAGGCGTCTATTGCAGGGTTGCAGAATTTCCTGCAGTAAAATCAGTAGGCTTAGACCATCTAGCCATAGATGTGTTTGCTATGGCTCTGATGTTAGTCGGTTATCGGCTTGTTGCATACCTAGCATTGCAGAGAGTCAGGTAA
- the LOC108200306 gene encoding uncharacterized zinc finger CCHC domain-containing protein At4g19190, whose amino-acid sequence MDEEERGPKLSKRFTDNKDGEVDYKTKSGTAWSHNFLNQKPWHPLSYPNQRRKWIAEQTHAQRDRRAEEVAREYAQEQEFFRQTALVSKKEKEKMEMMKAVSFMYIRPPGYDPESAKAAEIAENTKKQEADNPSQDPASNADSAAMPSDLPAAAEEKKKKRVKDIYGRALPTEEQFDILKNAPRMDTGMIARARPFGIEIRNVKCLRCGNYGHQSGDRECPLKDTIMPNEESRLKRDDPLTVILDRTDASEPLKWELKQKPGMSPPRGGFDPDDPNQQIVAEDIFDEYGGFLSEQNIPELLANFSSSKSKNKKSSSKRKHKRLTSPHIAEIRDREEEKVSSDSDGRRKSKKREENKAEKKQKRKLYEADKPEDSGVNRRHRSRSKRRYPSSSESTDSDLKHRHKQSRSRRHSCESSSSDEKHRHKQSRSSRHLSSFESSDSDGKHQHKQSRSKRHHPSNSELLNSGRKHRHKHSRSKRHYSSPETSDSIDESRQ is encoded by the exons ATGGACGAAGAGGAAAGAGGGCCAAAGCTGAGCAAGAGATTCACAGACAACAAAGATGGAGAAGTTGATTACAAAACCAAATCAGGCACAGCCTGGTCCCACAATTTCCTCAATCAAAAGCCATGGCATCCTCTCTCTTATCCCAATCAGCGTCGCAAGTGGATCGCTGAGCAGACCCATGCCCAACGTGATCGGAGAGCTGAAGAAGTTGCTCGTGAG TATGCTCAGGAGCAGGAGTTTTTTCGACAGACGGCTCTTGTTTCGAAGAAAGAGAAGGAGAAG ATGGAGATGATGAAAGCTGTCAGCTTTATGTATATTCGCCCGCCTGGTTATGATCCAGAGAGCGCTAAAGCTGCAGAAATTGCTGAAAATACAAAGAAGCAGGAGGCAGACAACCCTTCTCAAGATCCAGCATCAAATGCAGACTCTGCTGCAAT gcCTTCAGACTTACCTGCTGCAGccgaagaaaagaagaaaaagagggtAAAAGACATTTATGGCCGTGCTTTACCAACAGAAGAACAGttcgatattttaaaaaatgcccCAAG GATGGACACAGGTATGATTGCACGAGCAAGACCATTTGGAATTGAAATACGCAATGTGAAGTGTTTAAGATGTGGAAATTATGGACATCAAAGCGGTGATCGGGAATGTCCGTTGAAGGACACTATAATGCCTAATGAAGAGAGTCGACTTAAAAGAGATGACCCATTAACAGTAATATTGGATCGCACTGATGCATCAGAG CCCTTGAAGTGGGAACTGAAGCAAAAGCCAGGTATGAGTCCACCCCGTGGTGGATTCGATCCTGATGATCCGAACCAGCAGATAGTTGCTGAAGATATATTTGATGAATATGGAG GATTCTTAAGTGAGCAGAACATACCTGAATTATTGGCCAACTTCTCCTCAAGCAAGTCTAAAAACAAGAAGTCGAGTAGCAAGAGGAAGCACAAAAGACTCACGTCACCCCATATTGCGGAGATTAGAGATCGCGAGGAAGAGAAAGTGTCTTCGGATAGTGATGGCAGAAGGAAGTCAAAGAAGAGGGAAGAAAATAAGGCAGAAAAGAAACAGAAGCGAAAACTATATGAAGCAGATAAACCAGAAGATTCCGGAGTTAATAGGCGACATAGGAGCAGAAGCAAAAGACGGTATCCAAGTTCTTCTGAAAGCACAGACTCCGACTTGAAACATCGACATAAACAGAGCAGAAGCAGAAGACACTCTTGTGAAAGTTCATCTTCTGATGAGAAACATCGACATAAACAGAGCAGGAGCAGTAGACATCTAAGTTCATTTGAAAGTTCAGATTCCGATGGGAAGCATCAACATAAACAGAGCAGAAGCAAAAGACATCATCCAAGTAATTCTGAACTTTTAAATTCTGGTCGGAAACATAGACATAAACATAGCAGAAGTAAAAGACATTATTCAAGTCCTGAAACTTCAGATTCCATTGATGAATCTAGACAGTAA
- the LOC108200878 gene encoding uncharacterized protein LOC108200878, with protein MRSHISTLPDSMLAEILKRLSLKTLLICRSVQKSWYHFLQTPHFTNLHFTYQQINLNKYLLFKDIFENHVLSLRYDDEKCKESRVKPEIPPALSAKHEKLKLLSSFGLICLHCDATSFPRCVKYAFFDIYLWNPIVRKLKRVPDVPGIPARLFSSRIYWRNLAFGYVPEINDYVVVAIISFNDGDVSYDDDDHDDYDGLRYSNNTFSVVKREARSLFICVYRLSTNLWKKIIRKDEYPFGEIDTSFEPVVVNGTAIWRMMYGIPDLLYYDTMEDLLGIIRVPTEAYNRRWSNLIPPPMALLGQSIVCFNKDLDFQESGLYIWTLKEGDKRRRKLKNVHSRGEMYFWEKKICVGLEESARLDFVGSRNNGELIFPKLYQCHLVSYNVEKGEVNDFVQFWYKWFSHGIARGKNHYGFEDRKLDIIAVPFSVHPFVESLVLLDGDSL; from the coding sequence ATGCGATCTCACATCTCCACCTTACCGGACTCAATGCTCGCAGAAATCCTCAAAAGACTCTCACTCAAAACCCTTTTGATCTGCCGCAGCGTTCAAAAATCATGGTACCATTTTCTCCAAACACCCCACTTCACTAATCTCCACTTCACTTATCAACAAATCAATCTCAATAAATACCTCTTGTTCAAAGACATTTTCGAAAACCATGTTCTCTCATTACGCTATGATGATGAAAAATGTAAGGAATCTCGGGTCAAGCCCGAAATCCCACCTGCTTTATCTGCTAAGCATGAGAAATTGAAGCTTTTGAGCTCATTTGGGTTGATTTGTTTGCATTGTGATGCTACTAGTTTTCCCAGATGTGTGAAATACGCGTTTTTCGATATTTATTTGTGGAACCCGATTGTTCGGAAATTGAAGAGGGTGCCGGATGTGCCGGGTATTCCGGCTCGGCTCTTCTCGTCTCGTATTTATTGGAGGAATTTGGCTTTTGGGTATGTGCCGGAGATTAATGATTATGTGGTTGTCGCGATTATTAGTTTTAATGATGGTGATGTTAgttatgatgatgatgatcatgATGATTATGACGGTCTTAGATATTCGAACAATACTTTTTCTGTGGTTAAGCGTGAAGCGCGATCTTTGTTCATTTGTGTGTATCGTCTCTCCACGAATTTGTGGAAAAAGATAATTAGGAAAGATGAATATCCTTTTGGAGAAATTGATACAAGTTTTGAACCCGTTGTTGTTAATGGTACTGCAATTTGGCGTATGATGTATGGGATACCAGATCTTTTGTACTATGATACCATGGAGGATTTATTGGGCATTATAAGAGTTCCTACCGAGGCTTACAATCGGAGGTGGTCTAATCTCATTCCTCCTCCTATGGCGCTATTAGGTCAGTCAATTGTTTGTTTTAATAAGGATCTGGATTTCCAAGAATCTGGTCTTTACATTTGGACATTGAAAGAGGGTGACAAGAGACGACGCAAACTCAAAAATGTACACAGCAGGGGGGAAAtgtatttttgggagaaaaagaTTTGTGTTGGGCTAGAAGAAAGTGCTAGATTGGACTTTGTAGGTTCAAGGAACAATGGTGAACTCATATTCCCTAAATTGTATCAATGTCACTTGGTTTCCTATAATGTTGAGAAGGGCGAGGTAAATGATTTTGTTCAGTTTTGGTATAAGTGGTTCTCGCATGGAATTGCAAGAGGTAAGAACCATTACGGCTTTGAAGACCGCAAACTTGATATTATAGCAGTACCTTTTAGTGTACACCCATTCGTGGAGAGTCTGGTTTTGCTTGATGGGGATTCCCTTTAG